One genomic window of Clostridium taeniosporum includes the following:
- a CDS encoding SDR family oxidoreductase has protein sequence MNFPNSFPAQHQNQHPGFEYEMNPIPVYDNPNYNQNGNLLNNKVALITGGDSGIGRAVSIAYAKQGADIVIVYYNENRDAEETKNIIDNIGKKCTIINGDIGNSQFCNDVIERTINEYGKLDILVNNAAVQYECKDMKKLSDEQFDRTFKVNAYGTFYMTRAALKYLKRGACIINTASVVAFKGNETLIDYSMTKGAVTTFTRSLALSLAKNKTGIRVNAVAPGPIWTPLIPSSFDATKVITFGANTPMGRAGQPVECAGAYVFLASEAASYITGQTIHINGGEIINS, from the coding sequence ATGAATTTTCCTAATTCATTTCCAGCACAACATCAAAATCAACATCCGGGATTTGAATATGAAATGAATCCAATTCCCGTTTATGATAATCCTAATTATAATCAAAATGGGAATTTATTAAATAATAAAGTTGCACTAATTACTGGGGGAGATAGTGGAATAGGGAGAGCTGTATCAATAGCTTATGCTAAACAAGGTGCTGATATAGTGATTGTTTATTATAATGAAAATAGAGACGCCGAAGAAACCAAAAACATTATAGATAATATAGGTAAAAAATGTACTATTATAAATGGGGATATTGGAAATTCTCAATTCTGTAATGATGTAATTGAAAGAACCATAAATGAGTATGGAAAATTAGATATATTAGTAAATAATGCAGCAGTTCAATATGAGTGTAAAGATATGAAAAAATTATCTGATGAACAATTTGATAGAACTTTCAAAGTTAATGCATATGGTACATTTTATATGACAAGAGCAGCATTAAAATATTTAAAAAGAGGTGCATGTATAATAAATACTGCTTCTGTTGTGGCATTTAAAGGAAATGAAACTTTAATAGATTATTCTATGACCAAAGGTGCTGTTACAACATTTACTAGATCATTAGCACTTTCCCTTGCAAAAAATAAGACTGGAATAAGAGTAAATGCAGTTGCACCAGGACCTATTTGGACGCCACTTATACCATCTAGTTTTGATGCAACTAAAGTAATAACTTTTGGAGCCAACACTCCTATGGGAAGGGCAGGGCAACCAGTTGAATGTGCAGGTGCATATGTATTTTTGGCATCTGAAGCAGCTTCATATATTACAGGCCAAACAATACATATTAATGGTGGAGAAATAATTAATTCTTAA
- a CDS encoding alpha/beta fold hydrolase: MNKSFSNVINNKTASIYYEVYGEGDALVLLHGNGENLEYFKHQIEYFSKKFKVIAIDTRGHGKSSKGSIPFDFWIFADDVISVLDNLNVEKTHILGFSDGGNTALHLALKYSDRIRSLILNGANFKVSGVKFLVQFPVILGYYLSSFFSIFYEKAKINRDILSLMVNNPKLTEEDLRKIKIPTLVVAGDKDMIKSSHTKLISNLIKDAELNIIPNSTHFVALENSREFNYVIEEFLSKHKIKSNL, translated from the coding sequence GTGAACAAATCATTTTCTAATGTTATTAATAATAAAACAGCCAGTATATATTATGAAGTGTATGGTGAAGGAGATGCATTGGTACTTTTACATGGAAATGGTGAGAACTTAGAATATTTTAAACATCAAATAGAGTATTTTTCTAAGAAATTTAAGGTTATTGCCATAGATACCCGTGGTCATGGAAAATCAAGTAAAGGAAGTATTCCATTTGATTTTTGGATATTTGCAGATGATGTAATTTCAGTTTTAGATAATCTCAATGTTGAAAAGACACATATTTTAGGATTTAGCGATGGAGGAAATACAGCTTTACATTTAGCTTTAAAATACTCTGATAGAATAAGATCACTTATTTTAAATGGTGCAAATTTTAAAGTTAGTGGAGTGAAATTTTTAGTTCAATTTCCAGTTATATTAGGTTATTATTTATCATCATTTTTTTCAATATTTTATGAAAAAGCAAAAATAAATAGAGATATTTTAAGTTTAATGGTGAATAACCCTAAATTAACTGAAGAAGATTTAAGGAAGATAAAAATACCTACATTGGTGGTTGCTGGAGACAAAGATATGATTAAAAGTAGTCATACAAAGTTAATTTCTAATCTTATTAAAGATGCAGAATTAAATATTATTCCAAATTCAACTCATTTTGTTGCATTAGAAAATTCAAGAGAATTTAATTATGTTATAGAAGAATTTTTAAGTAAACATAAAATAAAAAGTAATTTATAA
- a CDS encoding ketoacyl-ACP synthase III, protein MNVKIKVIETEYPDNIVKNEFYINHFKEQGKDINRLLEAFGRNERRIVNNNNDTTLSMGIKASLKALESANLTGDDIDLIIFSSQFPEYMCPTQALIVHNAIKGKSDAIVMDLNVNCLGMLVTLDTAARQLLQNHKLKRALIIGADYASIHMKRSDEFTYPMFGDAGCAMILEKTDEECGFIDSDYFTDSEKCSAVMYPACGSSSYYKDTTSYDDMKFGWSECNDDVIHIAVNSIKKLLKDNNLKVSDVSAFCLSQFALPLANGCIDRLRLDSEKVIFIGDKFGYTGTSSPFMAFNEGVKSGKIKRGDYVVFWSIAATKTACSVLFKY, encoded by the coding sequence ATGAATGTAAAGATAAAAGTTATAGAAACAGAATATCCAGATAATATTGTAAAAAATGAATTTTACATAAACCATTTTAAAGAGCAAGGAAAAGATATAAATAGGTTATTAGAAGCCTTTGGTAGAAATGAAAGAAGAATAGTAAACAATAATAATGATACAACTCTTAGTATGGGGATTAAAGCTTCATTAAAAGCTCTAGAAAGTGCAAATCTTACAGGAGATGATATAGATTTAATTATATTTTCAAGTCAGTTTCCTGAGTATATGTGTCCAACTCAAGCATTAATAGTACATAATGCTATAAAGGGAAAAAGTGATGCTATAGTAATGGACTTAAATGTGAATTGTCTTGGAATGCTAGTTACACTTGATACAGCAGCGAGACAATTACTACAAAATCATAAATTAAAAAGAGCATTAATAATAGGTGCTGATTATGCTTCAATTCATATGAAAAGAAGTGATGAGTTTACCTATCCAATGTTTGGTGATGCAGGATGTGCTATGATTTTAGAAAAGACTGATGAGGAGTGTGGATTTATTGATTCAGATTATTTTACTGATAGTGAAAAATGCAGTGCAGTAATGTATCCAGCATGTGGATCGTCTTCATATTATAAGGATACTACATCTTATGATGATATGAAATTTGGATGGTCAGAATGTAATGATGATGTAATTCATATAGCAGTTAATTCTATAAAAAAATTACTAAAAGATAATAATTTAAAGGTATCAGATGTTAGTGCTTTTTGTCTTTCTCAGTTTGCATTACCATTAGCAAATGGGTGTATTGATAGATTAAGATTAGATTCAGAAAAAGTTATATTTATAGGGGACAAGTTTGGATATACGGGAACAAGTTCTCCATTTATGGCTTTTAACGAAGGAGTAAAAAGTGGAAAAATAAAAAGAGGTGACTATGTAGTATTCTGGTCTATTGCAGCTACTAAAACAGCTTGTTCTGTTTTATTTAAATATTAA
- a CDS encoding nucleotidyltransferase domain-containing protein: MDKIKNLIEDFSKRPEVESIALGGSRATKLNDSNSDYDVYVYLNSNLSKEVRKNILDKYCNYIELNNTYWEPEDDCHLNDGTVIEIIYRSIEDFDNELKSVVLDGNAYNGYTTCMWFNIKQCVILYDRNNNFKKLKDKYNIKYPEELRKNIIENNLKLLDGYIPSFSSQLEKALLRKDIFSVNHRITEFLASYFDIIFAINRLPHPGEKRLISICTNSCDYLPKNFEENLDKLLSGNRNKEEVMNVVRSIVDNIKELILNTK, encoded by the coding sequence GTGGATAAAATTAAAAATTTAATTGAAGATTTTAGTAAAAGACCTGAAGTAGAAAGTATTGCACTTGGTGGCTCAAGAGCAACTAAATTAAATGATAGTAATTCAGATTATGATGTATATGTTTATTTAAATTCTAACTTATCTAAAGAAGTAAGGAAAAATATTTTAGATAAATATTGTAATTACATAGAATTAAATAATACTTACTGGGAACCAGAAGATGATTGTCATTTAAATGATGGAACTGTAATTGAAATTATTTATCGTAGTATAGAAGATTTTGATAATGAATTAAAATCAGTAGTTTTAGATGGAAATGCATATAACGGTTATACAACTTGTATGTGGTTTAATATTAAGCAATGCGTTATTTTGTATGATAGGAATAATAATTTTAAAAAGTTAAAAGATAAATATAATATTAAGTATCCTGAAGAGTTAAGAAAAAATATTATAGAAAATAATTTGAAGTTATTAGATGGATATATTCCTTCATTCTCTTCGCAGCTAGAAAAGGCATTACTTAGAAAAGATATCTTTAGTGTTAATCATAGAATTACGGAATTTTTAGCAAGTTATTTTGATATAATTTTTGCAATTAATAGGTTACCTCATCCAGGGGAAAAAAGATTGATTTCAATATGTACAAATTCCTGTGATTATTTACCTAAAAATTTTGAGGAAAATCTAGATAAGCTTCTTTCAGGAAACAGAAATAAAGAAGAGGTTATGAATGTGGTTAGAAGTATTGTAGACAATATAAAAGAACTAATTTTAAATACTAAATAA
- a CDS encoding DUF6512 family protein codes for MFDMYFYYKLYFLLSIPFIVLLATFFHYTYKLSNNSLLVGIFTPVNESIWEHLKLAVYPTIIWYIISYIIFNNIILDWKKWFSACTISMIISSFIIVIFYYTYTGALGIHSLILDIFSLILGVIIGQYIAFKAYANYDLSNTLLYFSLFILTVFLFTLFTFIPPKIPLFIDSTTGKYGINN; via the coding sequence ATGTTTGATATGTATTTTTATTATAAATTATATTTTTTATTATCCATTCCATTTATAGTTTTGCTTGCAACCTTCTTTCATTACACATATAAACTAAGTAATAATTCGTTATTAGTTGGTATATTTACTCCTGTTAATGAAAGTATTTGGGAACATTTAAAACTTGCAGTATATCCAACAATAATTTGGTATATAATATCCTATATTATTTTTAATAACATAATATTAGATTGGAAAAAATGGTTTTCAGCATGTACAATTTCCATGATTATATCTTCATTTATTATAGTTATTTTTTACTATACTTATACAGGAGCCTTAGGTATTCATTCTTTAATTTTAGATATATTTTCCCTAATTTTAGGAGTAATTATAGGGCAATATATTGCATTTAAAGCTTATGCTAATTATGATTTAAGCAATACACTTTTATATTTTAGTCTATTTATTCTAACTGTATTCTTATTTACTCTTTTTACATTTATCCCACCAAAAATACCTCTATTTATTGATTCTACAACTGGAAAATATGGAATTAATAATTAG
- a CDS encoding DUF3892 domain-containing protein, which translates to MIVLCYRRCSYMNNNLESITAVVKKSGEITGYELSNGQRISKEEGVNMAKNGGISGVSVSVSKKGEEYLRSLPDEEESNNLSSLPTINE; encoded by the coding sequence ATAATAGTACTATGTTATAGGAGGTGTTCTTATATGAACAATAATTTAGAATCAATAACAGCTGTAGTAAAAAAATCAGGCGAAATAACAGGATATGAACTTTCAAATGGTCAAAGGATTTCAAAAGAAGAAGGAGTAAATATGGCTAAAAATGGAGGTATATCAGGAGTATCAGTTAGTGTTTCTAAAAAGGGAGAAGAGTACCTTCGAAGTTTACCAGATGAAGAGGAATCAAATAATTTAAGCTCATTGCCGACGATTAATGAGTAA
- a CDS encoding ABC transporter permease, whose translation MLGKLIKYETKATGRTLLPLYAALLIFALINKIFMNNDFSIIDRNTLGGVPAMLSIFAYIATMVAIFVVTFFVIIQRFYKNILGDEGYLMHTLPVHPWQNITSKLLVGIIWIIVSGIVAILSVLILAFNSNALNPNLFRDISEGFSYFYAQYGVSGYMIGLEFIIAALLQIAVGIIMIYASISIGHLFNKRRILSSFGAFIVLNIIMNAITSTIAIVFSDKYSSSMISWNISSINQAHVIFIGAIIINVLFFICYFLITNYIIKNKLNLE comes from the coding sequence ATGTTAGGAAAATTAATTAAATATGAAACAAAAGCAACTGGAAGAACTTTGCTTCCTCTTTACGCTGCACTTTTAATATTTGCACTAATTAATAAAATTTTTATGAACAATGATTTCTCTATTATTGATAGAAATACTTTAGGTGGGGTTCCCGCTATGCTTAGTATTTTCGCTTACATCGCAACTATGGTAGCTATATTTGTAGTAACATTCTTTGTTATAATACAAAGATTTTATAAAAACATTCTTGGTGATGAAGGATATCTAATGCACACTTTACCAGTACATCCTTGGCAAAATATAACTAGCAAACTTTTAGTTGGTATTATATGGATTATAGTAAGTGGTATCGTTGCTATACTTTCAGTATTAATTCTAGCATTTAACTCTAATGCTCTTAATCCAAATTTATTTAGAGATATATCTGAAGGTTTTTCTTATTTTTATGCTCAATATGGAGTTAGTGGATATATGATCGGATTAGAATTTATAATAGCAGCACTTTTACAAATTGCTGTAGGAATTATTATGATATATGCTTCTATTTCAATAGGTCATTTATTTAACAAAAGAAGAATACTTTCTTCATTTGGAGCATTTATAGTTTTAAATATTATAATGAATGCTATTACTTCTACTATAGCAATTGTTTTTTCAGATAAATATTCTAGTTCTATGATTTCATGGAATATATCTTCAATAAATCAAGCTCATGTAATCTTTATTGGAGCTATTATAATTAATGTATTATTCTTTATATGTTACTTCTTAATAACTAATTATATTATTAAAAATAAACTAAATTTAGAGTAA
- a CDS encoding ABC transporter ATP-binding protein, translated as MNNTPILECTNLVKNYGGKQALKGIDLKINRGRIVGLLGPNGSGKSTLIKLANSLLTPTSGDILINGNKPGVETKKIVSYLPERTYLNDWMKVSDIINLFKDFYEDFNADKAYDMLKNLNINPNDKLKTMSKGTKEKVQLILVMSREAELYFLDEPIAGVDPAARDYILNTIINNYNENATVIISTHLISDIEKVLDDVVFISYGEIYLTKSVDEIREEHGKSVDALFREVFKC; from the coding sequence ATGAATAATACACCTATATTAGAATGTACAAATCTAGTTAAAAATTATGGTGGAAAACAAGCATTAAAAGGAATTGATCTAAAAATTAATCGTGGTAGAATTGTTGGTCTTTTAGGGCCAAATGGTAGTGGTAAAAGTACATTAATAAAACTTGCTAATTCTCTATTAACCCCTACAAGTGGTGATATATTAATTAACGGTAATAAGCCAGGTGTTGAAACAAAAAAAATAGTTTCTTACTTACCTGAAAGAACTTATTTAAATGATTGGATGAAAGTTTCTGATATTATAAATTTATTTAAAGATTTCTATGAAGATTTTAATGCTGATAAAGCTTATGATATGTTAAAAAATTTAAATATAAATCCTAATGATAAATTAAAAACTATGTCTAAAGGTACAAAAGAGAAAGTTCAACTTATTTTAGTAATGAGTAGAGAAGCTGAACTTTACTTCTTAGATGAACCAATAGCTGGTGTCGATCCAGCTGCTAGAGATTATATATTAAATACTATTATTAATAACTATAATGAAAATGCAACTGTAATTATTTCTACTCACTTAATATCTGATATTGAAAAAGTATTAGATGATGTTGTATTCATATCTTATGGAGAAATTTACTTAACAAAAAGTGTTGATGAAATTAGAGAAGAACATGGTAAGAGTGTTGACGCTTTATTTAGGGAGGTATTTAAATGTTAG
- a CDS encoding GntR family transcriptional regulator — MGWEFKDDKPLYLQLIDTLQLRIISGIYKTGDKLPSVRELASEASVNPNTMQKALMELERKNLVFTQRTSGRFITEDIELINKIRDDLAKKQIESFINNMKNIGYTKDEILNIMEKFVREMK; from the coding sequence ATGGGCTGGGAATTTAAAGATGATAAACCTCTCTATTTACAGTTAATAGATACGCTACAACTAAGAATTATTTCTGGAATATATAAAACTGGTGATAAATTACCCTCAGTAAGAGAACTTGCTAGTGAAGCTTCTGTTAACCCTAACACGATGCAAAAAGCTCTTATGGAATTAGAAAGAAAAAATTTAGTATTTACCCAAAGAACCAGTGGTAGATTTATTACGGAGGATATAGAATTGATTAATAAAATTAGAGATGATTTAGCAAAAAAACAAATTGAAAGTTTTATTAACAATATGAAAAATATAGGATACACAAAAGATGAAATACTAAATATTATGGAGAAATTTGTGAGGGAGATGAAATAA
- a CDS encoding methyl-accepting chemotaxis protein, whose amino-acid sequence MKVNTLERANLLNIKLLIFLCITLTLQSYILHGAARGTKALVFCVVVIITNICIKKFVRNLLICGIGIPLVVMIAELLFVILAGGTGYSIILFLSTLIMSSLYFDQKIIFRYSLMLDLIILFIQFIIGFNLLGEGQDITIFVTQFTAVIISEVTLYFMVKWSNEALEDSINSQNKIKSAILDIGETNNNIVNQIENLNESTKNTRDQSQSITIAMEEIVQGIDVQVNSMSGITNSVSYIREEINSTLKLSNEIEENSKKLSLKTDENFSSINIVSDNINSIKTIMLEANSTVIEFSENMKDVIGILKGIKEISEQTNLLALNASIEAARAGEAGKGFAVVAEEVRSLSEKTKETTDEIEQSILGIQNKIQRVVDSVKRSDEEAEKGKEIIESTLISFKDMKEMFENIKQDIYVEYELVEKISSLVDNVQSNVESTTAITEEYVANTEEVTTLQEEQEQQINVIQESVENIHNEAKELTNLFINN is encoded by the coding sequence ATGAAAGTAAATACATTAGAAAGAGCTAATTTATTAAATATTAAATTGTTAATATTTTTATGCATTACATTAACATTACAATCTTATATTTTGCATGGTGCTGCTAGGGGAACAAAGGCATTAGTATTTTGTGTAGTTGTAATTATAACTAATATATGTATAAAAAAGTTTGTAAGGAATTTATTAATCTGTGGAATAGGAATTCCTCTTGTTGTAATGATAGCTGAATTATTATTTGTAATTTTAGCAGGGGGAACAGGATATTCAATAATATTATTTTTATCAACTTTAATAATGAGTTCATTATATTTTGATCAGAAAATAATATTTAGATATTCACTAATGTTAGATTTAATTATATTGTTTATTCAATTTATTATAGGATTTAATTTATTAGGAGAAGGTCAAGATATCACTATTTTTGTAACACAATTTACAGCAGTAATAATATCAGAAGTAACATTATATTTTATGGTTAAATGGTCTAATGAAGCATTAGAAGACTCTATTAATTCACAAAATAAAATAAAATCTGCTATCTTAGATATTGGTGAGACTAATAATAATATAGTTAATCAAATAGAGAATTTAAATGAAAGCACTAAAAATACAAGAGATCAATCACAAAGTATAACAATAGCTATGGAAGAAATAGTTCAAGGGATAGATGTACAAGTAAATAGTATGTCTGGCATTACGAATTCAGTTAGTTACATAAGAGAAGAAATAAACTCAACATTAAAATTATCCAATGAAATTGAAGAAAATTCAAAAAAACTTAGCTTAAAAACAGATGAGAATTTTTCAAGCATTAATATAGTAAGTGATAATATTAATAGCATAAAAACAATAATGCTTGAGGCAAACTCAACAGTAATTGAATTTAGTGAAAATATGAAAGATGTTATAGGAATACTTAAAGGAATAAAAGAGATTTCTGAGCAAACAAATCTTTTAGCACTTAATGCATCAATTGAAGCAGCAAGAGCTGGTGAAGCAGGAAAAGGCTTTGCAGTAGTTGCAGAAGAAGTTAGAAGTTTATCTGAAAAAACTAAAGAAACAACAGATGAGATAGAACAATCTATTTTAGGAATTCAAAATAAAATACAAAGAGTGGTGGATTCAGTAAAAAGAAGTGATGAAGAAGCTGAAAAAGGAAAAGAAATTATAGAATCCACTTTAATTAGTTTCAAAGATATGAAAGAAATGTTTGAAAATATAAAACAAGATATATATGTAGAGTATGAATTGGTAGAAAAAATAAGTTCATTAGTTGATAACGTACAATCAAATGTTGAAAGTACAACAGCTATAACAGAAGAATATGTTGCAAATACAGAGGAAGTTACAACATTACAAGAAGAGCAAGAACAACAAATTAATGTTATACAAGAGAGTGTTGAGAATATACACAATGAAGCAAAAGAACTAACAAATTTATTTATAAATAATTAA
- a CDS encoding ATP-binding protein: MIRKIIKIDDKKCNGCGLCVDACHEGAIGLINGKAKLLRDDYCDGLGDCLPSCPTAAISFEEREALDYDEEAVKLNMENKKALISKNLTLETNVNLTKGCPGSNAKVIKHNNESNENIDISFSQLNQWPIQIKLVPSKAEYLNNSDLLIAADCSAYAYGNFHNKFMKNKITLIGCPKLDNIDYSEKLAEILNYNQINSITVVRMEVPCCLGIVNYIKKALVESGKTIPLQIITISTSGEILE, encoded by the coding sequence ATGATAAGAAAGATTATTAAAATTGATGATAAAAAATGTAATGGATGTGGACTTTGTGTTGATGCTTGTCATGAAGGTGCAATTGGATTAATTAATGGTAAAGCTAAATTATTACGTGATGATTATTGTGATGGATTAGGTGATTGTTTACCATCTTGTCCTACTGCTGCTATTTCTTTTGAAGAAAGAGAGGCACTAGATTATGATGAAGAAGCAGTTAAATTAAATATGGAAAATAAAAAAGCACTTATTTCTAAAAACCTAACTTTAGAAACAAATGTAAATTTAACTAAAGGTTGTCCTGGCTCTAATGCTAAAGTTATAAAACATAATAATGAATCTAATGAAAATATAGATATCTCATTTTCACAATTAAATCAATGGCCTATTCAAATAAAGCTTGTTCCAAGTAAAGCAGAATATTTAAACAACTCTGATCTTTTAATAGCAGCAGATTGTAGTGCTTATGCATATGGAAATTTTCATAACAAATTTATGAAAAATAAAATAACATTAATAGGTTGTCCAAAACTTGACAACATTGACTATTCTGAAAAATTAGCAGAAATATTAAACTATAATCAAATAAATAGTATCACTGTTGTCCGTATGGAGGTCCCTTGTTGCTTAGGAATAGTTAATTATATAAAAAAAGCACTTGTAGAAAGTGGTAAAACTATTCCTTTACAAATCATAACTATTTCTACTTCTGGAGAAATTTTAGAATAA
- a CDS encoding mannose/fructose/sorbose PTS transporter subunit IIA, with product MVGIILASHGEFAKGILQSGMMIFGEQENVQAVTLMPSEGPDDFKAKIKDAISSFDNQDEILFLVDLWGGTPFNQANFLFEEHKDKWAIVAGMNLPMLIEAYGARLSMESAQEIASYILKSAKEGVKVKPEELETADTGKTCEFSTQQSNTGVPGSFEYVLARIDSRLLHGQVATTWTKTTNPTRIIVVSDAVAKDELRKNLLKQSAPPGVKVHVVPVNHMIKLAKDDQHFGGQRAMLLFENPEDVLRAVEGGVPLNTINIGSMAHSTGKVQPNKVLAFNQEDIDTFNKLKQAGLNFDVRKVPSDSKGNMDKILKKAQEELNKLK from the coding sequence ATGGTAGGAATTATTCTTGCTAGTCACGGAGAATTTGCTAAAGGCATCTTGCAATCTGGTATGATGATTTTTGGAGAACAAGAAAATGTACAAGCTGTTACGTTGATGCCTAGTGAAGGACCTGATGATTTTAAAGCAAAAATAAAAGATGCAATTTCATCCTTTGACAACCAAGATGAAATCTTATTCTTAGTTGATCTTTGGGGTGGTACACCATTCAATCAAGCAAATTTTCTATTTGAAGAGCACAAAGATAAATGGGCAATTGTAGCTGGTATGAATCTACCAATGCTGATTGAAGCTTATGGTGCACGTCTTTCTATGGAATCTGCACAGGAAATTGCATCTTATATCTTAAAATCAGCTAAAGAAGGAGTTAAAGTTAAGCCAGAGGAATTGGAAACTGCAGATACTGGTAAAACTTGTGAATTTTCAACTCAACAATCTAATACAGGTGTACCTGGATCATTTGAATATGTTTTAGCTCGTATTGATTCTCGTTTACTTCATGGGCAAGTAGCAACTACTTGGACAAAAACGACGAATCCTACACGAATTATTGTGGTTTCAGATGCAGTAGCTAAAGATGAGCTTCGTAAGAATTTGCTCAAACAGTCTGCACCACCTGGAGTTAAAGTACATGTTGTTCCAGTTAATCATATGATTAAACTTGCAAAAGATGATCAACATTTTGGTGGACAACGTGCAATGCTACTTTTTGAAAATCCAGAAGATGTACTTAGAGCGGTAGAAGGTGGAGTACCTTTGAACACAATCAATATTGGTTCTATGGCTCACTCTACAGGTAAAGTTCAACCAAATAAAGTACTTGCTTTCAATCAAGAAGATATTGATACATTTAATAAGCTAAAACAAGCTGGACTTAATTTTGATGTTCGTAAAGTACCAAGTGATTCAAAAGGAAATATGGACAAAATACTTAAAAAAGCACAAGAGGAATTAAATAAACTAAAATAA
- a CDS encoding PTS mannose/fructose/sorbose transporter subunit IIC, with the protein MTLNVFQIILVIIIAFLAGMEGILDEFQFHQPIVACTLIGLVTGNLVPCLILGGTLQFMALGWANIGAAVAPDAALASIASAMILVLGGQGKAGVSSAIAIAVPLAVAGLLLTIICRTIATAFVHFMDAAAKEGNIRKVEMWHIAGICLQGVRIAIPAALILAIGAGPIGSLLASMPIWLTDGLAIGGGMVVAVGYAMVINMMATKEVWPFFAIGFVLATVSQITLIGLGAIGVALALLYLALSKQGGSGNGGSSNTGDPLGDIIDRY; encoded by the coding sequence ATGACTTTAAATGTATTTCAAATTATATTAGTCATTATTATAGCATTTCTAGCTGGTATGGAAGGTATCTTGGATGAATTCCAATTCCATCAACCAATAGTTGCTTGTACGTTAATCGGATTAGTTACAGGTAATTTAGTACCATGCCTAATTCTAGGTGGTACTCTTCAATTTATGGCATTAGGTTGGGCAAATATCGGTGCTGCCGTAGCACCTGATGCAGCGTTAGCGTCTATTGCATCTGCAATGATTCTAGTTCTTGGAGGACAAGGTAAAGCCGGTGTTTCTTCAGCTATTGCTATTGCTGTTCCTCTAGCGGTTGCAGGGTTATTGTTAACAATAATTTGTCGTACAATTGCTACAGCGTTTGTACATTTTATGGATGCTGCTGCCAAAGAAGGAAATATAAGAAAAGTTGAAATGTGGCATATAGCTGGTATTTGTTTGCAAGGTGTACGTATTGCAATTCCAGCAGCCTTGATTTTAGCAATTGGTGCTGGCCCAATTGGTTCATTACTTGCTTCTATGCCTATTTGGTTAACAGATGGTTTAGCAATAGGTGGTGGAATGGTTGTAGCTGTTGGTTATGCAATGGTAATTAACATGATGGCTACAAAAGAAGTATGGCCATTCTTTGCAATTGGTTTTGTATTAGCAACTGTTTCACAAATTACACTTATTGGACTTGGTGCAATAGGAGTAGCTTTAGCTCTTCTTTATTTAGCACTTAGTAAACAAGGTGGCTCAGGTAATGGTGGTAGTTCAAATACTGGTGATCCATTAGGTGATATTATTGATAGATACTAA